The Sulfurimonas hydrogeniphila genome includes a window with the following:
- a CDS encoding flagellar hook-length control protein FliK, whose protein sequence is MIKLNNASSKQLHVILPNTNKALAEVLKNASPQEMQTLTQSKDLGSVLEALLQRSVNSTAKQDKLLLDLLQNNPTLKNLTNINSTLKELLQTLQQNKNPLPLEKTLEGFLTDIKEINPKELKTKLQNSGIFLEANIKNSQNPKELFSSDLKAVLLQTHEALTNSSQPNKHEILKHIDKLLLQIDYSQLLSHLANASSLYLPYVWDELEEGNITVKNAKNNKFFCDIHLQLKNYGELDLRLALFQDNQLSINISTQNETLKSLLQSNLQNLKKQLLHVNILPKEIRFVNVQQNDYEKQINDDLEMGFEVKA, encoded by the coding sequence ATGATAAAATTAAACAATGCCTCCTCCAAACAGTTACATGTAATCCTTCCAAATACAAACAAAGCATTGGCGGAGGTGTTGAAAAATGCCTCGCCTCAGGAGATGCAGACGCTGACACAGTCAAAAGATTTGGGCTCCGTCTTAGAAGCTTTATTGCAACGCTCTGTCAATTCAACAGCAAAACAGGATAAACTTTTGCTTGATTTGCTGCAGAACAATCCGACACTGAAAAATTTGACAAACATAAACTCGACACTCAAAGAACTCTTACAGACCTTACAACAGAACAAAAATCCGCTGCCCTTGGAAAAAACACTTGAAGGTTTTTTAACAGATATCAAAGAGATAAACCCAAAAGAGCTAAAAACAAAACTGCAAAATTCCGGTATTTTTTTAGAAGCAAACATAAAAAATTCACAAAACCCTAAAGAACTTTTTTCATCGGACTTGAAGGCTGTTCTTTTGCAAACCCATGAAGCATTGACGAATTCATCACAGCCAAATAAACACGAAATACTCAAACATATAGATAAACTTCTGCTTCAGATAGATTACAGCCAACTGCTTTCGCACCTGGCAAATGCCTCATCGCTTTATCTCCCCTATGTATGGGATGAACTTGAAGAGGGGAATATAACTGTAAAAAATGCAAAAAACAATAAATTTTTTTGCGATATCCATCTACAACTCAAAAACTACGGAGAGCTTGACCTGAGACTGGCACTTTTTCAGGACAATCAACTCAGTATAAATATAAGTACCCAAAATGAAACACTGAAATCTCTCCTGCAAAGCAATCTGCAAAACCTGAAAAAACAGCTTTTACATGTAAACATCCTGCCAAAAGAGATTCGCTTTGTTAACGTGCAGCAAAATGATTACGAAAAACAGATAAATGACGACCTGGAAATGGGATTTGAGGTAAAAGCATGA